The Chryseobacterium indicum genome includes a window with the following:
- a CDS encoding methylmalonyl-CoA mutase family protein, which translates to MSNTAWENLVKKQLKTDDIYPILTKENLEGIMVKPFYDSVQKPLVNLPKIEESTHLVAKYHESLEEDVFAFILDQNVENLEQKTIFVNNAELAGHISPKEEDQYFSLIDVFDEKQAVINDQLVKELLAKQFRRHICVDISLHQNAGAAIFQQLGIALAKTKELVEIYGSEILNKLIFRIAVGRNYFFEMAKLRAFKIVFNQLSKEYDLDEIPYIFAETSLRNKAVSDNENNLIRSTLELAAAMIGGADAVFSNNYLVEKSTENSEEISFKQQIVLAYESIINVFEDASNGSYYVEDITQQIAEKSWAFFVEIEENGGYLELLKQGAIQKKIYDHAIEEQKWVEEGKIKLIGVNLYPKLDVKKSIEELYNEKEIKAVRWAEMFE; encoded by the coding sequence ATGTCAAATACAGCCTGGGAAAATTTAGTAAAAAAACAGCTTAAAACAGACGATATTTATCCAATCCTTACCAAAGAAAATCTGGAAGGAATTATGGTGAAACCTTTCTACGATTCTGTACAGAAACCATTGGTAAATCTGCCGAAAATTGAAGAAAGCACCCATTTGGTAGCAAAATATCATGAAAGTTTAGAAGAAGATGTTTTTGCCTTTATTTTAGACCAAAATGTAGAAAACCTCGAACAGAAAACCATTTTCGTGAATAATGCGGAACTCGCAGGTCACATCAGTCCGAAAGAAGAAGATCAATACTTTTCACTAATTGATGTTTTTGATGAAAAACAAGCTGTAATTAATGACCAGTTGGTAAAAGAATTACTCGCAAAACAATTCAGAAGACATATTTGTGTAGATATTTCCCTTCATCAGAATGCCGGAGCCGCTATTTTTCAACAATTGGGAATTGCTTTGGCAAAAACAAAAGAACTTGTAGAGATCTATGGTTCTGAGATTTTAAATAAACTGATCTTCAGAATAGCAGTCGGCAGAAATTACTTCTTTGAAATGGCAAAACTGAGAGCCTTTAAAATAGTTTTCAATCAATTGTCAAAAGAATACGATCTGGATGAAATTCCGTACATTTTTGCAGAAACTTCCCTGAGAAATAAAGCGGTTTCCGATAATGAAAATAACCTGATCCGTTCTACTTTAGAGCTTGCAGCAGCCATGATCGGCGGAGCAGATGCCGTTTTCAGCAATAACTATCTGGTAGAAAAAAGCACCGAAAACTCAGAAGAAATCTCCTTCAAACAGCAGATTGTTCTGGCTTACGAAAGCATCATCAATGTTTTTGAAGATGCCTCTAACGGAAGTTATTATGTAGAAGATATTACACAGCAGATCGCGGAAAAATCTTGGGCGTTTTTTGTGGAAATAGAAGAGAACGGAGGTTATCTGGAACTTTTAAAACAGGGAGCAATTCAGAAAAAGATCTACGATCACGCCATTGAAGAACAGAAGTGGGTGGAAGAAGGCAAAATAAAGCTGATTGGCGTTAATTTATACCCAAAATTAGACGTTAAAAAGTCTATTGAGGAACTTTATAACGAAAAAGAAATAAAAGCCGTTCGATGGGCTGAAATGTTTGAGTAA
- a CDS encoding nucleoside permease: MNLKLRLTILSFLQFFVWGAWLITMANFWFGTKHWDGAQFGAVFGTMGIASIFMPTITGIIADRWVNAERIFSALHILYGIVLFILPHSADPGSFFTVMLVAMCFYMPTIALANSISYTILKNSELDVVKDFPPIRVWGTIGFIVAMWITNLTGNKATEGQFYIAGAVAVFLGIYALTLPKCPPQKLIDKDAPLSEQLGLNAFKLFKDYKTALFFLFSMLLGAALQLTNAYGDVFLSEFEHFPKYADSFVVKRSTIIMSISQISETLFILAIPFFLKRYGIKKVMLISMFAWVLRFGFFAYGVPEGYGLSLIILSCIVYGMAFDFFNISGSLFVETTTDKKIRSSAQGLFMMMTNGFGAVFGSYAAGWAIDKFFTHKFTTASSLANYLETTPDNQTFLGILQKSFNSAVNTDGTLSSIVMVKDWHNIWLSFAVYALILALLFAVLFKHKHTPIQASDIKH; encoded by the coding sequence ATGAACTTAAAATTACGACTGACCATCTTAAGTTTTCTGCAGTTCTTCGTTTGGGGAGCATGGCTGATTACGATGGCTAATTTTTGGTTCGGTACAAAACATTGGGACGGAGCGCAGTTTGGTGCTGTTTTCGGAACCATGGGGATTGCTTCCATTTTTATGCCGACCATCACCGGAATTATTGCCGACCGTTGGGTAAACGCAGAAAGAATTTTTTCAGCGTTACATATTTTATACGGTATCGTGCTTTTTATTCTGCCTCATTCCGCAGATCCCGGTTCTTTTTTTACGGTAATGCTCGTTGCCATGTGTTTTTACATGCCGACTATTGCATTAGCCAATTCAATTTCCTATACTATTCTTAAAAACAGTGAACTGGATGTTGTTAAGGATTTCCCGCCAATCCGTGTTTGGGGAACCATCGGTTTCATTGTTGCCATGTGGATTACCAATCTTACGGGGAATAAAGCTACAGAAGGGCAATTCTATATTGCCGGAGCGGTTGCTGTTTTCTTAGGAATTTACGCTTTAACATTACCAAAATGTCCTCCACAGAAATTAATAGACAAAGATGCGCCGCTATCCGAGCAGTTAGGTCTTAATGCTTTTAAACTGTTCAAAGATTACAAAACAGCATTGTTTTTCTTATTTTCCATGCTTTTGGGGGCAGCTTTACAGCTTACGAATGCTTACGGAGACGTATTCCTGAGTGAATTTGAACATTTTCCCAAATATGCTGACTCTTTTGTAGTGAAAAGATCTACAATTATCATGTCTATTTCTCAGATTTCGGAAACACTATTCATTTTGGCAATTCCTTTCTTTTTAAAACGATACGGAATTAAAAAAGTAATGCTCATCTCAATGTTTGCATGGGTTTTACGATTCGGATTCTTTGCTTATGGTGTTCCGGAAGGATATGGCTTAAGTTTAATCATCCTTTCCTGCATTGTTTACGGTATGGCTTTCGATTTCTTCAATATTTCAGGATCGCTTTTTGTGGAGACAACTACCGATAAAAAGATCCGTTCTTCAGCTCAGGGATTATTCATGATGATGACGAATGGTTTTGGTGCAGTTTTTGGAAGTTATGCAGCAGGTTGGGCGATTGATAAATTCTTCACCCACAAGTTTACCACAGCTTCTTCACTGGCAAATTATCTTGAAACTACGCCGGACAATCAGACATTTTTAGGAATTCTGCAGAAGAGTTTTAATTCTGCGGTAAATACGGACGGAACTTTATCTTCTATTGTAATGGTAAAAGACTGGCATAATATCTGGCTTTCTTTCGCTGTATATGCTTTGATTTTAGCTCTTTTATTTGCTGTTCTGTTCAAACACAAACATACACCAATTCAGGCATCGGATATTAAACATTAA
- a CDS encoding bifunctional nuclease family protein encodes MDYKQLIIRGISYSQTQSGAYALLLEHEETHIKLPVVIGNFEAQSISLGLEKDIHPPRPLTHDLFTKFIHSANYELVSVIIYQIVDGVFFSNINFKNKATDEELILDARTSDAVAMAVRFDAPIFTTQQVLNEAGILLELEDVTKEEPSFSETVQAEDNLKSISMEELQKLLDEAVKEEDYDTALEIQEEIRRRKKKID; translated from the coding sequence ATGGATTATAAACAGTTAATTATTCGCGGAATATCGTACAGCCAGACACAATCCGGGGCGTACGCACTATTATTGGAACATGAAGAAACACATATTAAATTACCTGTTGTTATAGGGAATTTCGAGGCACAATCCATTTCTTTGGGGCTTGAGAAAGACATTCACCCACCTCGTCCTCTTACACATGATTTATTTACAAAATTTATACATTCTGCAAATTACGAACTTGTATCCGTTATCATCTATCAGATTGTAGACGGCGTTTTCTTCTCAAATATCAACTTTAAAAATAAAGCTACAGATGAAGAACTCATCTTAGATGCCAGAACTTCAGATGCGGTAGCAATGGCAGTTCGTTTTGATGCCCCTATTTTCACAACACAGCAGGTACTTAACGAAGCCGGAATTCTGCTGGAACTGGAAGATGTAACCAAAGAAGAGCCTTCGTTTTCCGAAACCGTTCAGGCGGAAGATAACCTAAAATCGATTTCGATGGAAGAATTGCAGAAGTTGCTGGATGAAGCGGTAAAAGAAGAAGATTACGATACTGCTCTTGAGATTCAGGAAGAAATCAGGAGAAGGAAGAAAAAAATTGACTAA
- a CDS encoding electron transfer flavoprotein subunit alpha/FixB family protein — MAVFVYAENINGVYKKAAFEAVSYAKAVADQAGDIVTAISVNPTDSSDLLYKYGASNVINIKDEGLKSFSAKAYAQAVSEVANGNIIVFPHTTDASSIAPMLAVMNGHSLITNVLEAPESLSPFQVKRRAFSGKGFMHAKAEGSGVIVTVSQNAFGVKENAVSGSEEVKNLSVANEDTKVISHEQSSGKLDLKEAEIVVSAGRGLKGPENWGMVEDLANVLGAATACSKPVSDIGWRPHTEHVGQTGKAISPNLYIAIGISGAIQHLAGVNSSKTIVAINSDPEAPFFKSADYGVVGDAFQIIPALTEKIKALKA; from the coding sequence ATGGCAGTATTCGTATACGCAGAAAATATAAACGGAGTTTACAAAAAAGCAGCTTTTGAAGCAGTTTCTTATGCTAAAGCTGTTGCAGATCAGGCCGGAGATATCGTAACGGCAATCTCTGTAAACCCTACAGATTCTTCAGATCTATTGTATAAATATGGAGCGTCTAACGTAATCAATATTAAAGACGAAGGTCTTAAAAGTTTCTCAGCTAAAGCTTATGCTCAGGCGGTAAGTGAAGTAGCAAACGGAAACATCATCGTTTTCCCTCACACAACAGACGCCTCTTCAATTGCTCCGATGTTGGCAGTAATGAACGGACATTCTTTAATTACAAATGTATTGGAAGCTCCTGAAAGTCTTTCTCCGTTTCAGGTGAAAAGAAGAGCTTTCTCAGGAAAAGGATTTATGCATGCAAAAGCAGAAGGAAGCGGGGTAATTGTAACCGTTTCTCAAAATGCTTTCGGAGTGAAGGAAAATGCAGTTTCCGGATCAGAAGAAGTGAAAAATCTATCCGTTGCCAATGAAGATACTAAAGTAATTTCTCATGAGCAGAGTTCAGGAAAATTAGACCTTAAAGAAGCAGAAATCGTAGTTTCTGCTGGAAGAGGGTTAAAAGGACCTGAAAACTGGGGAATGGTAGAAGATCTGGCAAATGTTTTGGGCGCAGCGACAGCGTGTTCAAAACCGGTTTCAGATATCGGATGGAGACCTCACACAGAACACGTAGGACAGACAGGTAAGGCAATTTCTCCGAATCTTTATATTGCAATCGGTATTTCCGGAGCAATTCAGCATTTGGCAGGAGTTAACTCCTCTAAAACAATCGTAGCGATCAACAGTGATCCTGAAGCACCATTCTTCAAATCCGCAGATTACGGAGTTGTAGGAGATGCTTTCCAGATTATTCCTGCGCTAACAGAGAAAATAAAAGCTCTTAAAGCATAA
- a CDS encoding THUMP-like domain-containing protein, with amino-acid sequence MKKEILYQEIQQFINANLNADLHSLLLKKSPFPEVSIQEIVQQIKGKQVAQKKFPFLLKEGIIFPPQLNLEQSSSEKTALYKSRILKGNKFIDLTSGFGIDAYYLSENFDKVTLVEQNQELLEIVEHNWNILGRKAKFVNQNLEDFLNENKETYDIIYLDPARRDHNKNKVFLLEDLSPDIIEIQEKLLSVSSKVIIKLSPLIDLKYLVSVLPNLFRIDIIAVKNDVKEVVVFLSNQNSDKIICHCVNLESEESMFTFTFGDEETTVAEFGEPEKYIYIPNNSVLKAGVFNVISEKFRLKKLHPNTHLYTSNQKITDFPGRILEMEVVDAKQIVKKSQFNIISKNYPLKPEEIKKKYNLKDGGENYLIFTQSKKGKIILKSV; translated from the coding sequence TTGAAAAAAGAGATTTTATATCAGGAAATTCAGCAATTTATCAATGCAAATCTAAACGCAGATTTGCATTCTTTGTTATTAAAAAAATCCCCGTTTCCAGAAGTTTCTATACAAGAAATTGTTCAGCAGATCAAAGGAAAGCAGGTTGCACAGAAGAAATTTCCGTTCTTGCTGAAAGAAGGAATTATTTTTCCTCCACAACTGAATTTAGAGCAGTCTTCCTCCGAAAAAACAGCATTGTATAAATCTCGAATCTTAAAAGGTAACAAGTTCATTGATTTAACCAGCGGCTTTGGAATTGATGCCTATTATTTATCCGAAAATTTTGACAAAGTAACTTTAGTAGAACAAAATCAGGAACTTCTGGAAATTGTTGAACACAATTGGAACATTTTAGGAAGAAAAGCAAAGTTTGTCAACCAGAACCTCGAAGATTTTTTAAATGAAAATAAAGAAACTTACGATATAATCTATCTTGATCCCGCGCGAAGAGACCACAATAAAAATAAAGTCTTTTTACTCGAAGATCTGTCGCCAGATATTATTGAGATTCAGGAAAAATTACTTTCTGTTTCCAGTAAGGTAATAATAAAACTTTCGCCGTTAATTGATCTGAAATATCTGGTTTCTGTTTTACCCAACCTTTTCAGGATCGATATTATTGCAGTAAAAAATGATGTTAAAGAAGTCGTAGTATTTTTGTCAAACCAAAATTCAGATAAGATCATCTGTCATTGTGTAAACCTTGAAAGTGAAGAATCGATGTTTACGTTCACATTTGGAGATGAAGAAACTACTGTTGCAGAGTTTGGTGAACCTGAAAAATACATCTACATTCCCAATAATTCGGTTTTAAAAGCCGGAGTTTTTAATGTAATCTCAGAAAAATTCAGATTAAAAAAACTACATCCCAACACACATCTTTACACGTCAAATCAAAAGATAACTGATTTTCCCGGAAGAATTTTGGAGATGGAAGTTGTTGATGCTAAACAGATTGTAAAGAAAAGTCAGTTCAATATCATTTCCAAAAATTATCCTCTAAAACCGGAAGAAATTAAGAAGAAATACAACCTGAAGGATGGCGGAGAAAACTATCTTATTTTTACACAATCCAAAAAAGGAAAAATTATACTAAAATCAGTATAA
- a CDS encoding electron transfer flavoprotein subunit beta/FixA family protein, whose amino-acid sequence MKILVCISSVPDTTSKINFTADKSAFDKNGIQWVINPLDEFALTKAIKLQESQGATVTVINVGDVSTEPVVRKALAIGANDAVRVNLDPKDSFSTAKEIAAVAQNGGYDLILCGKESIDYNGGSVPGMVAQLLNQPFVNASVGLDVNGSEATAVREIEGGKETISVKLPAVIAGQKGLVDEKDLIIPNMRGIMSARTKPLQVVEPTSSEVKVQGVSYDSVPPRAAVKLVSPDNLDELVRLLHEEAKVI is encoded by the coding sequence ATGAAAATATTAGTTTGTATAAGTAGTGTTCCGGATACTACTTCCAAAATTAACTTTACAGCGGATAAATCTGCATTCGACAAAAACGGAATTCAGTGGGTAATTAATCCTCTTGACGAATTTGCGTTAACAAAAGCAATAAAATTACAGGAATCTCAGGGGGCAACAGTAACCGTAATCAACGTAGGAGATGTTTCTACCGAGCCTGTTGTAAGAAAAGCTTTGGCAATCGGAGCAAATGATGCGGTGAGAGTAAATCTTGATCCTAAAGACAGTTTCTCTACAGCTAAAGAAATTGCAGCAGTTGCACAAAACGGAGGATACGATTTAATCCTTTGCGGTAAAGAATCAATAGACTATAACGGAGGTTCTGTTCCGGGAATGGTAGCCCAGTTATTGAACCAGCCTTTCGTAAACGCTTCTGTAGGACTTGATGTAAACGGAAGTGAAGCTACTGCAGTAAGAGAAATTGAAGGAGGTAAAGAAACCATTTCTGTAAAATTACCGGCTGTAATCGCGGGTCAGAAAGGATTGGTAGACGAAAAAGACTTAATTATTCCGAACATGAGAGGAATTATGTCTGCAAGAACAAAACCTTTGCAGGTAGTTGAACCTACTTCTTCTGAGGTGAAAGTTCAGGGAGTTTCTTATGACAGCGTTCCGCCAAGAGCAGCTGTAAAACTGGTTTCTCCGGATAATTTGGATGAATTGGTAAGATTACTTCACGAAGAAGCAAAAGTTATCTAA
- a CDS encoding dipeptidase, giving the protein MQETLNYINENKQRFVNELFELLRIPSISADPAYKNDVLKCADVVAEHLKNAGADNVEVCQTKGYPIVYGEKILNTDLPTVLVYGHYDVQPADPLELWTKPPFEPYIEKTELHPEGAIFARGSADDKGQFFMHLKAFEAMMKTNALPCNVKFILEGEEEVGSVSLGDWVNENKEKLSCDCILISDTHIYSNEQPTVTTGLRGLSYVEVEVEGPNRDLHSGLYGGAVPNPIHVMSRMIAKLIDEDGHITIDGFYDNVETVSDSDRADMNKLKDNPEEFKKSIGLNGVEGEKGYTTLERTSIRPTLDCNGIWGGYTGEGAKTVIPSKAFAKISMRLVPYQTPEEITEKFTKYFEKIAPENVKVKVTPHHGGMPYVLPTDTKEFLAAKQAMESAFGKEVLPYRGGGSIPITAMFEQVLGAKSVLMGFGLDSDAIHSPNEHYGLFNFYKGIESIPLFFENYAK; this is encoded by the coding sequence ATGCAAGAGACATTAAATTACATCAACGAAAACAAACAGCGTTTCGTAAATGAATTATTTGAATTACTGAGAATACCTTCCATTTCTGCCGATCCGGCTTATAAAAACGATGTTTTGAAATGTGCAGATGTAGTAGCGGAACACCTTAAAAATGCAGGAGCAGATAATGTGGAAGTTTGCCAGACCAAAGGCTATCCTATCGTGTACGGAGAAAAAATTTTAAATACAGATTTACCTACGGTTTTAGTCTATGGACATTATGATGTTCAGCCTGCAGATCCGTTAGAATTGTGGACAAAACCGCCATTCGAACCTTATATTGAGAAAACAGAACTTCATCCGGAAGGAGCAATCTTTGCAAGAGGTTCAGCAGACGACAAAGGACAGTTTTTCATGCATCTGAAAGCTTTTGAAGCCATGATGAAGACCAATGCGCTTCCTTGCAACGTTAAATTTATTCTCGAAGGAGAAGAAGAAGTAGGCTCCGTAAGCTTAGGAGACTGGGTAAATGAAAATAAAGAAAAACTCTCTTGTGATTGTATTTTAATTTCAGATACCCATATTTACAGCAACGAACAACCTACTGTTACCACAGGTTTAAGAGGATTAAGCTACGTGGAAGTAGAAGTGGAAGGTCCAAACAGAGACCTGCATTCAGGACTTTATGGCGGTGCCGTTCCAAACCCGATCCACGTCATGTCAAGAATGATTGCTAAACTAATTGATGAAGACGGGCACATAACAATCGACGGATTCTATGATAATGTAGAAACCGTTTCAGATTCCGACCGTGCAGATATGAATAAGCTGAAAGATAACCCTGAAGAATTCAAAAAATCTATCGGCTTAAACGGAGTGGAAGGAGAAAAAGGATATACTACACTCGAAAGAACCTCGATTCGCCCAACCTTAGACTGCAACGGAATTTGGGGAGGTTATACAGGAGAAGGGGCAAAAACTGTAATTCCGTCAAAGGCTTTTGCTAAAATTTCAATGCGTCTGGTTCCGTATCAGACTCCGGAAGAAATAACAGAAAAATTCACGAAATACTTTGAAAAAATTGCTCCGGAAAATGTAAAAGTAAAAGTTACTCCGCATCATGGAGGAATGCCTTATGTTTTACCAACCGATACCAAAGAATTTTTGGCAGCAAAACAGGCAATGGAATCAGCCTTCGGAAAAGAAGTTCTTCCTTACAGAGGAGGAGGAAGTATTCCGATTACTGCTATGTTCGAGCAGGTTTTAGGAGCCAAATCTGTTTTAATGGGCTTTGGATTAGATTCAGATGCAATCCACTCTCCAAACGAACATTACGGGCTGTTCAATTTTTATAAAGGAATAGAAAGTATTCCGTTATTTTTTGAGAATTATGCGAAGTAA
- a CDS encoding T9SS type A sorting domain-containing protein — protein MKKILLFISGILSVGSIYGQVIDSQNFNSLTAGNVGTNFTGASTGQGGYYLLNGAASDYQIATIDAAHANSLKVTAGPGYAATSDPNNHYAIKLVGVNATTGNDIIKATCSFYTGSANGTGSVYITLFDDGTTPSVIISLIYNVATKSITAGGTLSNAGTRGFFGIKTLGAIYPANTWVTVGMAYNMTTGVMNWYTPQESYTFSSPPAGYTLIPGLDVGQYRTYNINASGNSVAYNWAIDDFNLSYSNNTILATKEDVSNTKEIIDIYPNPAKDIVTIEGKNKILSVYVYDLSGKRIDLPLSGNKVNVSGLANGNYLLGIKTEEGFVTKKLIKE, from the coding sequence ATGAAAAAAATTCTACTTTTTATTTCCGGAATACTTTCTGTAGGCAGTATTTACGGACAGGTTATTGACAGCCAGAATTTTAACAGTTTAACTGCCGGAAATGTCGGAACAAATTTTACAGGAGCTTCTACAGGACAAGGAGGATATTATTTATTAAATGGTGCTGCTTCAGATTACCAGATCGCTACTATTGATGCGGCTCATGCAAATTCTTTAAAAGTTACTGCAGGACCGGGTTATGCAGCTACAAGCGATCCAAATAATCACTATGCTATTAAATTAGTAGGAGTAAATGCTACCACAGGTAATGATATTATAAAAGCGACATGCAGTTTTTATACCGGATCTGCAAATGGTACCGGATCGGTGTATATAACGCTTTTTGATGACGGAACAACTCCTTCAGTTATCATAAGTCTCATTTATAATGTTGCTACCAAATCTATTACAGCCGGAGGTACATTATCCAATGCAGGAACAAGAGGGTTCTTTGGTATCAAAACTTTAGGAGCAATCTATCCTGCGAACACTTGGGTTACTGTAGGAATGGCATATAATATGACGACAGGAGTTATGAACTGGTATACTCCGCAGGAAAGCTACACTTTCTCTTCTCCACCTGCAGGATATACACTAATTCCTGGATTAGATGTAGGGCAGTACCGTACCTATAATATTAATGCATCAGGAAATTCAGTTGCTTATAATTGGGCGATCGATGACTTTAATCTTTCTTATTCTAACAATACAATCCTCGCTACTAAAGAAGACGTTTCGAATACAAAAGAAATTATTGATATTTATCCTAACCCTGCAAAAGATATTGTAACTATTGAAGGTAAAAATAAAATACTTTCGGTGTATGTTTATGATCTTTCCGGAAAAAGAATCGATCTTCCTTTAAGCGGTAATAAAGTGAATGTTTCCGGCTTAGCAAATGGAAATTATTTATTAGGAATTAAAACAGAGGAAGGTTTTGTCACTAAAAAACTGATCAAAGAATAA
- a CDS encoding SDR family oxidoreductase, which produces MIDNKVAYITGGTKGIGFGIAKVLLENGVSVAFSGRKKEDVEKAEQGLRQISENVLGVVSDVKELTNEEDAVRQIKEKFGRLDFVIANAGLGIFKPVDELSAEEWNDMIETNLTGVFYTLKASVEELKKTEGYYITVSSLAGANFFENGTGYNASKFGVVGFTQAAMIDLRKYNIKSTVIMPGSVATHFNGNIPSEKDAWKIQPEDMGNLVLDILKMNPRVLPSKIEFRATKPAK; this is translated from the coding sequence ATGATCGATAATAAAGTAGCATACATCACAGGAGGAACCAAAGGCATCGGCTTCGGAATTGCTAAAGTTTTGCTTGAAAACGGAGTTTCGGTTGCATTTTCGGGAAGAAAAAAGGAAGATGTGGAAAAAGCTGAACAGGGTTTAAGGCAGATTTCAGAAAATGTCTTGGGAGTTGTGTCTGATGTAAAAGAACTTACCAATGAAGAAGATGCAGTAAGACAGATAAAAGAAAAGTTCGGAAGACTGGATTTTGTGATTGCAAATGCGGGTTTAGGAATTTTCAAGCCTGTTGATGAACTATCTGCTGAAGAGTGGAATGATATGATTGAAACGAATTTAACAGGTGTTTTCTACACATTAAAAGCTTCTGTAGAAGAGCTGAAAAAGACAGAAGGATATTACATCACAGTTTCAAGTCTTGCAGGCGCTAATTTCTTCGAAAACGGGACAGGTTATAACGCCTCAAAATTCGGTGTAGTAGGGTTTACACAGGCAGCAATGATCGATTTAAGAAAATACAACATCAAATCTACCGTAATTATGCCGGGTTCTGTAGCCACCCATTTCAACGGAAATATTCCTTCAGAAAAAGACGCATGGAAGATTCAGCCTGAAGATATGGGGAATCTGGTTTTGGATATTTTAAAAATGAACCCGAGAGTTTTACCGAGTAAGATTGAATTTCGGGCAACAAAACCCGCTAAATAA
- a CDS encoding DinB family protein — protein MKEKLIDLFEYTYHFNKEMIKIISENLEKVDEKTIILINHTLNAQQIWNSRILNEKSFEVWQINSFENLNGINQQNFNKSLEIVQKFHPDQKIEYQNSGGTKFENTVFEMLFQAINHSTYHRGQINTLLKQSGITSVLTDYIFYKR, from the coding sequence ATGAAGGAAAAACTGATTGATTTATTCGAATATACTTATCATTTCAACAAAGAAATGATTAAAATTATATCTGAAAATCTTGAAAAGGTTGATGAAAAAACAATCATTCTTATCAATCATACTTTAAATGCCCAGCAAATTTGGAATTCCCGGATTTTAAATGAAAAATCTTTTGAGGTTTGGCAAATTAATTCTTTTGAAAATTTAAACGGGATTAATCAGCAAAACTTTAATAAAAGCCTTGAAATTGTTCAGAAATTTCATCCGGATCAAAAAATTGAATATCAGAATTCAGGAGGAACGAAGTTTGAAAACACAGTTTTCGAAATGCTTTTTCAGGCAATTAATCATTCCACTTATCACAGAGGACAAATCAATACGTTATTGAAACAAAGCGGAATTACTTCTGTTTTAACGGATTACATTTTTTATAAAAGATAA
- a CDS encoding T9SS-dependent choice-of-anchor J family protein, whose product MRKILLLGSFLSLVSMNAQTNVYSYGFDTAFTTWTTSNQSSPVTTSVWTKATYTTPLTNPLFGSGNTTTVPVGQAGGSNSFALVNYTSTSGAGTISNWLFTNAIDVKNGDIVSFYSRKGTDGTTDYPDRLELRYALAAGAVLPTTGAADVGSFTNLGVSVNPTLAGNFVYPKIWTKYSFTVTGVGTTPVPVRFAFRYYVTDGGPSGNNSDLIGIDTFSIDRPTLSTNDVALNEKSISVYPNPTADYISIKSADKFSNIEVFDIAGKKVEVKVEGDKINVKHLNSGSYIISMESKGNKISQKFIKK is encoded by the coding sequence ATGAGAAAAATTTTACTACTCGGCTCGTTTCTGAGCCTGGTCTCGATGAACGCGCAGACAAACGTTTACAGCTATGGTTTTGATACCGCTTTTACAACCTGGACAACCTCTAATCAAAGTAGTCCTGTAACTACCTCGGTTTGGACAAAAGCCACTTATACCACACCTTTAACCAATCCACTGTTTGGAAGCGGTAATACAACTACTGTTCCTGTGGGACAGGCAGGAGGCAGCAATTCTTTTGCTTTGGTAAATTATACAAGTACATCTGGTGCGGGAACGATCAGCAACTGGTTATTCACGAATGCAATAGATGTTAAAAACGGCGACATTGTAAGCTTTTATTCCAGAAAAGGAACAGACGGAACGACCGATTATCCTGATCGTCTGGAACTAAGATATGCATTAGCAGCCGGAGCCGTTCTTCCGACTACCGGAGCTGCTGATGTGGGTTCCTTTACAAACTTAGGAGTATCTGTTAATCCAACTTTGGCAGGAAACTTTGTTTATCCCAAAATATGGACAAAATATAGCTTTACGGTTACCGGAGTAGGAACAACACCGGTTCCGGTAAGATTTGCCTTTAGATATTACGTTACAGACGGAGGACCAAGCGGAAACAATTCCGATCTTATAGGAATCGATACTTTTTCTATTGACAGACCTACATTATCAACCAATGATGTTGCCTTAAATGAAAAAAGCATATCTGTATATCCAAACCCTACAGCAGATTACATATCCATCAAATCGGCAGACAAATTCAGCAATATCGAAGTTTTTGACATTGCAGGTAAAAAAGTTGAGGTAAAAGTGGAAGGAGATAAGATAAATGTAAAACATCTAAATTCCGGATCATACATCATCAGCATGGAATCCAAAGGAAATAAAATTTCCCAGAAATTCATCAAAAAATAA